The sequence CCGCAGACATACATGTACCTGCTCAAGCCAGCGAACCTTGCAAGTCCAGTGGACAAACCGCAAATGGGAGCACTGCTGAACAATCTTTAAAAAATTAGGGTCAGAGTCGAATATTCCCAAGCGGCATCAATTAAATTGACTCTGACCCTATTTGCTTTCCATGTCGTGTGTCACTCATACCGCCGTGCATCCTCGATCACCTTGCCATCATTGGCCAGCGTCCCCGGTGCTACCAGCAACACCTCCCCACGCAACTTCGTCACCTCCCGGATCGCCTCGACGATCGCCGCCGACAAAGCCGCATCGGTCGTCGCCACTTCGCAATGCAAGGTCATCAAATCATTCGCCATCTCGCCCGAGACCACTAGTCGCGCCTTCCCCACCGCCGGGAAACGCCGCACGATTTCGGCGACTTGCGACGGGTGGACGAACATCGCGCGGACCTTGGTGGTCTGGTCGGCGCGGCCCATCCAGCCCTTGATGCGCAGGTTGGTGCGACCGCACGGCGAGGTGCCTTCGAGTACCGCCGACAGGTCGCCGGTGGCGAAACGGATCAGCGGGTAATCGGGGTTGAACGACGTGACGACGACTTCGCCGACTTCGCCGGGCGCGACCGGGTCGCCGGTGCCGGGACGGACGATTTCGAGCAGGATGTCTTCGTCGACGATCATGCCGGGATTGACGCGGTCGGCGGTCTCGGTTTCATAGGCGATATTGCCGATGTCGGCCGAGGCGTACATCTGCAGCACGTGCGGCACGCCGTTGTCCTGCAGCCAGCTGCGTAGTAATGGCGGCAGGGCTTCGGCGCTGACCAGCGCGCGTTGCGTGGCGCTGATGTCGGCACCCATGTCGCGGGCTTTTTCGATGATGAGCTTGAGGAACGAGGGTGTACCGACATACGCCGCCGGCTTCAGTTCGGCCATCGCCTGGACCTGCATTTCGGTCTGGCCGCTGCCGGCCGGGATGACGACGCAACCGAGCTTGGCGGCCGCGCCCTCGACCATGAAGGCGGCCGGCGTGAAGTGGTACGAGAAGCAGTTTTGCAGCAAGTCGCCACTGCGCAACCCCAGCGCAT comes from Actimicrobium sp. CCC2.4 and encodes:
- a CDS encoding phenylacetate--CoA ligase family protein, with amino-acid sequence MSDALDHLETRSPAQREADLMTRLPHLIARAQTASGWARILGEVEASGITSRAALAQLPITRKSDLHSLQSGTPPFGGLTSTAPDGLRRIFMSPGPIFDPEGRSDDWWRFARGLHALGLRSGDLLQNCFSYHFTPAAFMVEGAAAKLGCVVIPAGSGQTEMQVQAMAELKPAAYVGTPSFLKLIIEKARDMGADISATQRALVSAEALPPLLRSWLQDNGVPHVLQMYASADIGNIAYETETADRVNPGMIVDEDILLEIVRPGTGDPVAPGEVGEVVVTSFNPDYPLIRFATGDLSAVLEGTSPCGRTNLRIKGWMGRADQTTKVRAMFVHPSQVAEIVRRFPAVGKARLVVSGEMANDLMTLHCEVATTDAALSAAIVEAIREVTKLRGEVLLVAPGTLANDGKVIEDARRYE